The genomic stretch tgaaaatggggaccaccaccccggtctgccactgcaggtactgtccccaacctccacgcgacactgaagaggcgtgtcagccaagacagcccaacaatgtccagagccttcagcatctcagggcgaatctcatctacacccggtgacttgccactgaggagctttttgactacctcagcaacttccgccagggatataggtgcagattcccctgagtcttcaggctctgcctcttccacagaggacgtgttgttcgggttcaggagctcctcgaagtgctctttccaccgcccgacaatatccccagtccgggtcagcagttctcctcccctgctgaaaacagcctgagacaagccctgctttccctttctgagtcgtcggatggtttgccagaacttcctcgaggccaaccgaaagtccttctccatagcctccccccCAACTCCTCctatacccgggtttttgcttcagcgactgccgaagctgcagcccttctggccacccggtacctgtctgctgcttcaggggacccccgggccagccaagcccgaaaggcctccttcttcagcttgacggcctccctcaccgctggtgtccaccagcgggttcttgggttgccaccctgacaggcaccgatgaccttctggccacagctcctgcttgccgcctctgcaatggaggctttgaacatggcccactcggaactccatgtccccagcttcccccgggatgcgtgagaagttcttccggaggtgggagttgaaaaCCTCGTGAACAGgcgcctccgccagacgttcccagttcaccctcactacacgtttgggtttaccgggtctgtccggcagcctccccggccacttgatccaactcaccaccaggtggtgatcagttgacagctctgcacctctcttcacccgagtgtccaagacatacgaccgcaggtctgatgatacgaccacaaagtcgatcatcgatctttggcctaaggtgctctggtaccaagtacacttatgagctaccctatgctcgaacatggtgtttgttatcgacaatccatgaccagcacagaagtccaataacaaaataccacttgggttcagatcaggcaggccattcctcccaatcacccccctccaggtttctccgtcattgcccacgtgagcattgaagtcgcccagcagagcTATGGAACCTgcttcatgcgattatctaattagccaattgtgcAATGTGCAATGCAATGTCAGAGGcactgcagtgcaatgcatacagtcatgtagatacaggtcaggtgcttcagttaatgttcacatcaaccatcaggatggggaaaaaatgtgatgcaAGTGACTTCAACTGCtgatctttcacacacacactagtctcaagagtttgcaaagaatggtgcaaaaaacccagtgagcagcagttctgcagacagaaatgccttgttaatgagagacttcaGAGGGGAATgtacagactggtcaaagctgacaggaaggtgacagtaacacaaataaccatacattagtggtatgcagaagagcatctctgaacacacaacgcatcataactccaagtggataggctacagcaatagaagtctaaaaaaataagtctaataaatacctcaaagtgctcactgagtgtatattgttacATTTTTCGCAGCAATACTGCGGGGTCCCATATGGTTTGATGACATTTCAACCTAAATTTTCTCTCTTTGAGAATTGATGCACAGCgacatgaaaaagtatttgccccctgcctgatttcctctattcaTGCagatttgtcacactgaatggtttcagatcttggCAGAAGCCTGGATCAGCACTGACCACAACATACCGGAGTGCAGAGTAGTACCAATTGTGGTTTGCTGATCTGAGacccatatctctctctctctctctgttctgtacGAACAACCCTCAGCTCCCCAACAACCCGGAGAGGTTCACCTTCGGAGCCAAAATTCCCAGGGCTTCACCTCCGGGAGACACCAGTGGGGCGTGGAGGTGGAGGACAACTCCAACTGGGCAGTGGGAGTGGCCAAACAGTCTGTCCTGAGGAAGGCCCGAACCATTCAGGGTCAAGAGGTGGTGAGAACGGCGGGCGTTTCAGCCCTGCAGTTTAGGAACGGTCGCTATGCTACCGAAATGGGGCCCGTCTCAGTGCAAAGTAAGTCACGGAGGGTGCAGGTAGACCTGGACTGGGACAGCGGAAACGTGACCTTTCATGACTCATTCAGTAACTGCCACATCGCTACCATAAAATCAAAATTTACAGAGCCGGTGTTTCCATAGTTCTACAGCTCGTGCAAGGAGCAGCCCCTGCAGGTCGCTCCAGAGAAGGTCAGCTTCAGTGTCGGGGCTCCGAAGAAAAATAccttctttccttttctttctctttttcttatCTTTTTTGTGACCAATTTTTGGCTGACCAGCATACGAAAAAATGCATGAACTGCAGAATGGCTGTTAAGGTGAAATTCTTACGGATCTtatggggatcgaaccaccaaccttgcgggacccagtcatgtaccttaaccaccgcCGCAATAGCAGCGGTTGCTGATGGAATGCTACACTGTCTGATTTTCTGAACTATTGTATTGGTGCAGTAACTGGGCTTgtatttttgttgatttttggAATGATGCTCATGCTTTCACAGTTTCATCCTCATAGGAATGGATAGAGgaaaattattacattactggcatttggcagacactcctatccaacggctgtgcggattttattgtggctacactgggattcgaaccaccaacctcgcctgtcccagtcatttaccttcagaTGTCTTGTTTAGAAACAGTATACTTCACTGTTATATTATTTTCCTGTTAATGAATTGGATGACCAtgaatgcaataaaaaaattgcTTAGGGCCTTTACTAATTTCAGTGTCAATCTTTCAAATAGTATGTTCAGGCTTTCTATAGGTCAAATGTTTTAaccacactctgctctcccAATGTGTAGTATTATACTGGATAgaatattatttatacatttagtcGATTTAATGGAAAAAGTCCCTTATATCCTTTAACTGCATTCCCTGGCTGTGGATTGCTTAATTTTGGTTGTCTAAATGTGTGACCGAATTAGAATGAGTTGAATGTGGAATTTGTGAATTAACTAATAAGCAGATGCCTACAAGATGTCTTCTGTGAATTTAAAGTGAGATGCATGGATGAAGGCTGAGGGTAAAATGTCTGCATGTAATTATTCTGAATAAAAGATATACATTTGAGGATGGACTTCcctctttttctatttttgtaattaaatatCTTTCTTGTTGAATGCTTGGAAAAACCTTTCATTTGTTGGTGTTTCACAAATGGAAGaatgcttttcatgtttttttgtcaaCTGTCACTcttatttacagtgcagtccacaaatatttggacagtgacacatcttTGGTTGTCTTGGCTCTCTTCTCCAGCACtttggatttcaaatgaaacggcggtcctgagacccaggagaaaCATTatcacatcagcattagaatggaCAAGTCAGAACGTTCTCAtcacctgtgatgtcacaccttaaagggctcATTCCCAACTGCAGCCTGGGCCTGTCAATGATAATGTTTCGCACCATTTGCCGTTTTTCATTGGaagaaatcagaaatcagatttCAGAAACTTCTAAGCTACTAAGCAACCCACCAACTCTATTTCCCTGATTGCACCTACCGATGATCACACAAAGTGAATTCTGTTGCTTGTTTCATCAAATGTGTGGGCGATTGGATTGTGATGTTTTCATATACTCTTTGGATTGTGATATGTTTTTACAGGCTCCTGCAGTAGGCTAGCTACATGCCAGTGAAAGTCAGCTGGCATAAGCGCTGCCAGCCAAGGGGAGTGACGTAGGTCGTGTGGGCTAGTGGAGAGAGAGCGCGTGCATGAGAGTGCGCATATTTGTGTGGCTTCTCGACACAATAAAGTTCTTAAAGATAACCACAAGTTCAAGTCTCTGCCTCCGTTTGAACCGGACCGTTACAATACGTTTGAACTTCGCGACGCCGTCGCATGCGATTGCGCGGTCACAACGTACGCAATACTGGAAACTGAATAAAAgatcacacactctgttccacaCGGTGTTAGAAAGTGTTCTCCGGTGAGCCTCGTCAAAATGTGCAGTTTAACAAAAGACGGCGGAACCGCGCAGGCGAACCAGTTCTGCGATCAACACGGCTCTCCCTTTAGCTTGTACTGTATGGATGATGAAAAattagtttgttcatcctgtcGACGAGGTAGCGAACACAACGGGCATGATCTCGTTGCAGTGCAGCAAGCTGCGCCAGTACTCAAGGTAGGCTCCGACAATCTTCACAAAATGTTCCACGAGCTTGTTTGCCTGTTATCTGATACTTTAGAAAAAGCCAATTTCCCGTATCCTCCATGTTTTGCCTATTATTAATGAGatattttgatttttaaaataaaccaaATCGAGGGTTTGGTACGCAATGGGCGCAAGTGTCATTTTCCGAATTTTACAGGAGAGCCGAAACAAAATCAAAGAgtcttttttccatttatttcaatGTAGTTAATGATGTCGAATCCTATATTTTGCCGCTAGATATGTCATCAAGAGCTTTCTTCTGATAGACGAATATGGGTATTTGGCCCAAAATACGCCCACTTACGCCCCATACGCACCAAACCGTcgaaatatataataattactTTAAATTACCCTACACATTACACGCAAAGTATAATTCATAAACGGGGAATTCGGTGGTTTGTATAAACTCGCATTAAAAAAATTGTCAGGGTCTTTGCTGGCAGTAAAATATTCCCGGAGGCTGTGTGGTTTCGTTTAACCCGAAATGAGTAACTTTGGCATTGTGCTTATGATCGTTCatcaaatagatttttaaaaataaaccaaatcGAGGGTTTGGTACGAAAGGGGCGTCAGTGTCATTTTTTGAATTTTACaggagagccaaaacaaaatcagTTAGGTTTCGTTTTCCCAGAAATAAGTAACTTTGGCATTGTGCCTATTGTTCAGCCTTGTCCACACGGTCAATCCGTTTTCTAGAGTATTTCTAAACAATGCATGTATAATCACTGGCCCAGGCTATGCACACATAAATATGGAGGAAGAGTTAAACCAGCGGATGCCAATAGATATGCAGTCCATACTTGTGAGGAGCAACATTTCCttttgtatctactgcatatctggtaGCAGCACAATGGTTTGAGACTCATTTAATACCTTGGACTCTTTATGACGTAAAGCCATTAAGCCAATTTCTTCCATACTGTATCCGTGtgatttacagctgaatcttgtCCCAACCccaaattcccatagagatccattcaaatcaAAAGAGTTTTAGTATGCCTGAACTATACGATATAcggactctgatgatgttgataagCCATCAGGAAGACATatcatgcaaaggatatgcaaacaaataatgcaaaacatgactgttttattttacattataattTGTCTTGGgcattgaaatgcattgaaatgtataaaaagtgagaaaacatgtaaaaaaataagaacctttagaaacacacacacatgcatgcacatacacagacacacacacacacacacagacacgcgcatacacacacaaacacacagacacacacacgcatacacacatgcgcgcacacacacacacagacacacacgcatacacagatgcacacacacacagtcaatcacgcacatacacacgcatgcacacacacacagacacacgcatgcacacagtcactcacgcacatgcacacatgtagcCAAACAGGTTGTGCTTGTTGCCTGTCTGTGTACGTTCCTCTGTGATTCCATCCAGAGTCAGTGCCTCTGATGTGTGTCATTCCAGGAAATCGTCGGGGATTCTCGAGGGACCTTGACCAAGAAGTTGGAGGAGCATGAAGAAGCTCGCCTCACCTTAAATACGATGAGCCGGCAcgttaaggtacaacttacctTCTGTTTACAGATCTATAAAAACAGTATGACACGCTTGTGGACGAACACCCCTGAAAAATGCTTCTGCCGTTTTCTGTTCCAGAGCCAGTAccagcagacagagagagagataaaagacGAGTTTGAGAAACTCCATCAGTTTCtgcgggaggaagaggaggccaggATCGCCGTgctgaaggaggaagaggagcagaagagtcagatGATGAAGCAGAGGATTGAGAAGATAACGATGGAGATGTCCTTCATCTCAAACACAATCAGCACCATAGAGAAGGAACTGCAAGCTGAAGACATCTCCTTCCTGCAGGCATGAATACATTGATATCAGTGCAATCTGACAGTAATGTTTCACTCATTgtgcataaataaaaatgatttagaTCCACGTGAAGTATTAACATAAGAATATAATTTggtaacatttatatttcatgcTTTTCTGAATTTCCAGGGTTATTCACAAACAATTAACAGGTATGTCTGTTTGCTTCTGTGCCCAACCTCTTTTCTGTCCTTTTCTCTTTTGCTTCTTAAATTCTTTTTCTCATTCATCTCCTCCTGTTCTCTGTTCCTCTCACCTCCTGTCTTTATTTCAGCTCTTTATTGCCCTCCTACTCTTCTTTTTATGACCCACATCAAATTCCCACACTTCTTCTctttaaacacacaaatatgcaccccccccaaacaaaagTTCTAGTTGTAGTGCATGGAGTAGCAAAGTTTTGActaatgaaaaaggaaaaatatcatGTCTGtcgagggcggcctgtagcgtagtgattaaggtaaatgactgggacaggcaaggtcggtggttcgatccccagtgtagccacaataagatccgcacagccattgggcccttgagcaaggcccttaaccctgtattggtccaggggaggattgtctcctgcttagtctaatcaactgtacgtcaatctgcataagagtgtctgccaaatgccagtaatataATATGGtggtaaaataaaagaataatgtgCCAAATACCCAGTACACCCAAGCAGCACTGATCCCCGGCTTTCCCCCTCAGGATCTGGCAATCCCTGCAGGATCCTCAGAGCTCTGGAATGTTCTCCAGCGGTGTGACCCAGTTAATTAATCGGATGAAGACTTCATTCTCGACACCAGGGCAGGTAAATCATCATTCccttcctttttctctctcaaatatcgccccctgcaggtgcaaGGTGCAAAGCTGGAAAAACAACTGGCCTAAATTACTCTGGGAATCAAATTCTGCATTACCTTTCATTACAAATGGAAAGCTGAAAAAATAGTTTCATACACAATATAAACATTGTGACTATAAACACAAgactgtttttcttgttttgtagaTCCATAATGACACCTTGACAAGGTAAGATTGGTGGGgcacaaaaataccctttcaaCTAATCACtaatttattttccttgattaagAAGCATGCTAAAAATACGACTAATCAATTAACAAGTAACAAACACAGCTTCTTCATATTATGTTAGGGggattaaataataaattgaaCCCTGACCTGATATTTTACACAGGATCTACGGCACACCACTGAAACCTGAGCCAATCACAAACGGTTTGATTgatgtggccaaacacctgggcaatCTCAAGTACAGggtctgggagaagatgctgtgGGCTCTTCGGTACAGTGAGTACTAGATGTTAATGCCAGTTATTACTTACTAATATCATACCTATTATACTTGTGAGCAGCTAACATGCTTCAGCTACAAGTTTGAAAATTAGACCTTTTCAGTTTATAATTGTATGTTAAGGTACAGAATGAGAGCTACACAATGTATCACTTGGTGAGATTGAGTAAATACCCCTGGAGATATGATTGATTGAATGTTGCATTTTAGCAAAACACAGTTCTGAGAAAAGTGGCTTTTAATGATTTTGTTGTGAATTTAACCCTTTCTCactgcaaaatacattaaagataGTATGTGACATAGTTtgtggaaaatatgaaatacatattGCAGTACCCCAGTATCATGCAGTTAACCAGCATGTGGAAATCCAATGTGTCATTATACCAAAGCACACACTAGTCCAGCATATAGTGGCTATAGGAATCACACCTACACGATACAAAGTTTCACAAGCATAGTGACTGTATGATATCGTTCCACAATGTTCTACTGTATTGTTCTGTGCAGTGTAATTTGGAAGATGGAGGAtccatgtacactcagtgagcactttattagacttctacaactgtagcctatccacttagagttatgatgtgttgtgtgttcagagatgctcttctgcataccactgttgtagtgtgtggttatttgcattactgtcaccttcttgtcagctttgacatcTCTCACTAACAATGGttctttttgcaccattctttgcaaactctagagactagtgtgcatgaaaatcccaggagaccagcagtttctgagatactaaaaccaccctgtcttccaccaacagtcattccactgtttccacaaaagtttgttttggaCAGCAAAATGTATGATGATCGGATTTAGAAAATTTGGTGAATGATAgatgtgtgcattattgttctgcagtgggttggttgcattttctcctggattagttaagtactatttgtttgcttgctgattctaaattcagtttagttgtcattatagtgttctgttgtgtacttgtttgtttgttagctattacaagtggtgtttatttagattcagtgaaactgggttaggtgtttgtttctctcaggtaagctaggctattaagttaggctattgttttactggctggcaggccacagcttttgttgtaggaggagccaatactttgcaccctgctcaggctattagtactggcacacctgaactcacttcagtgtgcattattgttctgcagtgggttggttgcattttctgtattcggcgtcagtgttatttaagcagttgtgtagcgcaccagcggcagctgtgtgcggcagcctcggctacttgcctcggcgtacgaagtcgcaggtgtacaaagtcggggttgtctatctacgggtgtccatcgaggctgtctgagagcctgatgtttgattttgtttttgctgcctgccctcattccactgtgtagtattccccttgtcctccctagttccctccatgtgtttccttcccatccctgtcctctctcctctccccaggtcccagtcaggtaggaggttcgcctcccgccaacatgggcagaatatctctaacctcatcttccctcccagaccccctggtattgatctctgtgtggctggtggcctctggaactgccagtccgccgtccagaaagcagacttcatatctgcctatgcctcccacctcaaccttgactttcttgctttaactgaaacgtggctctcaccagagaacacggccaccccggctgccctttcctctgccttctctttttcccacacacccagatcctctggcagaggaggtggcacaggtctcctaatctcatcctcatggagatctagtgtcttctcctcatccctctccttctcctcttttgaatttcatgcggtttctattactctgccgtgcaaactgtttgttattgtggTTTATcgcccccgggtcctctgggaaactttttggatgagatggacatcctcctcagctcctcacctgtcaatgacacccccctgatcctcctgggtgacttcaacctcaactcagagtccacccagtctacctttctctccctcctctcttcttttgaccttaccctcactctttcccctcccacccacaaagcaggcaaccttcttgacctcatcttcacaaggagctgcacaacaaccaacctctctgtaacaccactccatatatctgaccactccttcatctctttctctcttccactctcctctaacacccatccatctctcccaccatccactgtcacctgtcgacggaacctacgccacctgtcttcctccaccctctcatctacaatcctctcctccctaccatctgcggagtctttctctcgactgtctcccgatgatgcggctacaactctcatgtcctccctttcatcttcctttgactctctgtgtcccctcaccaccaaactagctcgggcctccccccccagtccttggctttctgatgctctacgagctgtccgaaccgaactgcgggcggcggagagaaaatggaaaaggtcctgtctccccagtgatatagcttccttccatgccctcttatcatctttccattcctctttctctctagctaaatcttccttctttcactcgaaaattaacgcggccgcctctaatccccgcaaactgttttcaactttctcctctcttctggcccccccacccccctcatcactcacacctgatgactttgtctccttctttgaaaagaaggtcgatgctattcgcaattccttctcccaaccctccacccctgctgaccctcctaccctccccaactccctaacctccttttctcccctctctgacgccgacacactgaaactccttacttcccactgcccgaccacctgtcctcttgaccccatcccctctcctctcctacaatctatatctgaggacattctcccttttttctcctctctaatcaacacctccctctcttccggcaccatgccctcttccctgaagagggccagagtcactcccctcctcaaaaaacctactcttgacccctctgccctgaacaactaccggcctgtctctcttcttccctttctcgctaaaaccctggaacggtcggtctgctcccaactgtccacttatcttctccacaacaatctccatgaccccaaccagtctggcttcaagagtggccactccactgaaaccgccctgctcgcggtcactgaggcactccactctgctaaagcaaaatccctctcctctgtcctcatcttcctcgacctgtcagccgccttcgatacagtcaaccatgagattgtgctctcatcgctgtctgggatgggtgtcacaggttctgcactcgcttggttttcctcctacctctctggtcgctcctaccaggtgacttggaggggcgcagtctccgatcctcaacccctacgaactggagtcccgcagggctcggttcttgggcctctcctcttctcgctatacaccatgtctcttggttctgttatctcttcccacggcttttcttatcactcctacgctgatgacacccaactcttcattttcttcccccccgacacccaaatcaccacacagatctctgcctgcttggctgatatctctgcgtggatgacttcccatcacctgaagctcaaccttgccaaaactgagcttctctacatccctgctaagtcctctccgtcaatcgacctctcattgactgttgaggactttgtagtttcctcctcccgtacggcaaagaatcttggggtgactcttgataactgcctcaccctggctccgcaagtatcctccactgccagaacctgcaggttctttctgtataatatacgccgtatccgtcatctcctgactgagaaagccacccagctcctagtccaggcgctcgtcatttcctgcctggattactgcaactccctcctagccggtctcccagcgtgtgccatcaagcccctccagctggtccagaatgctgcagcccgcctgatcaccagtcagcccaggtcggctcatgtcaccccgtctcattggcctccactggcttcctattgccgcacgcatccgtttcaaagccctagtgttggcatttcaggctgctaaggggactgccccaccttacatacaatccctgatcactccctactccccagctagaccactccggtctgccagctctggccgccttacggttccctctctacgtgcacctggcggtcgagctgcacgttcacgcctgttttccgttctggttcctcagtggtggaatgacttgccgaccactgtcagaacagcagaatccctccccctatttcgacgcagactcaaaacccaccttttcacactctaccttagtcctccctcctgatttcccctgcccctcctttctgatatcccaatccttgtctaacccccccccccccccaaaaataaataaataaataaataaaacttctgatgacaactatgtttagaacagcatttcctgtgtattttgctagtttctggatgtgatgctctgacttatggtagaacctatgcacttgtaagtcgctttggattaaaagcgtctgccaaatgactaaaatgtaaatgtaaaatgtaaatattcaggAATCTGATTCTGGTATTAACTCAATTTTGACCGCATAATGATTTTTGTAAAGTTTTTTGCCTTTTGCTTCTTTTTTACGCTCAAATAATTGATATGTGTCTCCTTATAGAGCGAGAGAACAGGGTCGGCACTGACCGTTCCAACAGCACACCtctcacacatctctctctctctctctctctctctctctctctctctctctctctctctctctctctctccagctcctgtgactctggaccccaacactgctactccatgtctctctctctcttgggaACTGACCAAGATGAAGTTCTGTACAGACAACCCTCAGCTCCCTGACAACCCAGAGAGGTTCACCTTCGGAGCCAAAATATTGGGGTCCCAAGGCTTCACCTCCGGAATACACCGGTGGGACGTGGAGGTGGGGGACAACTCCAACTGGGCGGTGGGAGTGGCCACACAACCCActgagaggaagggagaaacCACTGGGGGGGTTTTAGCCCTGTACAACATGAATGGTCACTACCATACCACTGGAATGGGGCTCATTTCAGTGAGATATAAGCTACGTAGGGTGCGGGTTGAACTGGACTGGAACAGGGGAAGCGTGACCTTCTCTGACCCAGGCTGTTCTGACCCCATCACTGCCATGAAATTCTATCACAGAGAGCGGCTGTTTCCATATTTCCAGAGCTCGTGTGAGGAACACGCTCTGCAGATCTCTCCAGACGAGGTCAGCATCGCTATAGAAACTCCGAAGTACGGAATGAGCTATATTGTTTCTGGAATGTTTAATTGGCTTGgttcaaaaatgtattgaagCCTCAAAGTATGAGAtaacaaatgtgtgattagagtggttgtaactgaacattccaacgctgatgtaacaatcactgctggtaaaagaaagcaacagagttctagaacaccgactatggaaaaaagtataaaaaaattaaaaaaacactcttCAAAGGGCCAGAAGCCAAAAAACTAAAAGTGTCAGCACTCATACTGCCCACACCAGGAGGATGTAGTATTGGTTTTCCTTACATATGAAACATGGAAATCAGCTGTGCAGCTGTATAGGGCTATTCcatagaacacatttgtaggCCTTTAGCTCTCATGTTTAGAAATTGCATACTATTCTTTAACCAAATATATATTCTCATCTTATATTCTCATCTTTCAAATTGCATGATCAGGCTTTCTATATGGCAGGTATTCACACTCTACTGTCTATGTTCCATTGTATAGACTAACTGCTGTGTAGGGTAAATGTTCTTTTTATCTGTAACTGCATTTTCTGGCTGTGGATTGCTTAAtattatttgatttaatgtACTCTACTTAATTAGTATTTG from Conger conger chromosome 2, fConCon1.1, whole genome shotgun sequence encodes the following:
- the LOC133111545 gene encoding zinc-binding protein A33-like → MCSLTKDGGTAQANQFCDQHGSPFSLYCMDDEKLVCSSCRRGSEHNGHDLVAVQQAAPVLKEIVGDSRGTLTKKLEEHEEARLTLNTMSRHVKSQYQQTEREIKDEFEKLHQFLREEEEARIAVLKEEEEQKSQMMKQRIEKITMEMSFISNTISTIEKELQAEDISFLQGYSQTINRIWQSLQDPQSSGMFSSGVTQLINRMKTSFSTPGQIHNDTLTRIYGTPLKPEPITNGLIDVAKHLGNLKYRVWEKMLWALRYTPVTLDPNTATPCLSLSWELTKMKFCTDNPQLPDNPERFTFGAKILGSQGFTSGIHRWDVEVGDNSNWAVGVATQPTERKGETTGGVLALYNMNGHYHTTGMGLISVRYKLRRVRVELDWNRGSVTFSDPGCSDPITAMKFYHRERLFPYFQSSCEEHALQISPDEVSIAIETPKYGMSYIVSGMFNWLGSKMY